The Pseudomonadota bacterium genome includes a window with the following:
- the rbfA gene encoding 30S ribosome-binding factor RbfA, protein MSKKGPNTQPTQRQRQVSEEVRHILSSLLQQGLWQEEALQDCSITISEVRMSIDLKHAFAFVTPLGGQNTSEVVSALNRCAPQLRHQLGKSLRLRGVPALRFEHDQSFETANHIENLLRSPHVAQDL, encoded by the coding sequence ATGTCTAAAAAAGGACCAAACACCCAACCCACGCAGCGCCAACGTCAAGTCAGCGAAGAAGTACGTCATATTCTCTCTTCGCTTTTGCAACAAGGACTGTGGCAGGAAGAAGCTTTGCAGGATTGCTCGATCACCATCAGCGAAGTCCGTATGAGTATCGACTTGAAGCACGCATTTGCCTTTGTCACGCCGCTTGGCGGTCAAAATACATCTGAAGTTGTTAGCGCATTAAATCGCTGTGCTCCCCAATTGCGCCACCAACTTGGAAAATCTTTACGGCTGCGCGGAGTCCCTGCACTCCGTTTTGAACACGATCAATCTTTTGAGACAGCAAACCACATTGAAAATTTACTGCGATCTCCTCATGTGGCTCAGGATCTGTGA